Within the Arthrobacter sp. V1I7 genome, the region CCTTCAAGTCAATAGCCGCGGCCGGATTCAGGCCGACATCGTAGAGAAGTACCACGCAGCTAAGCGCTAGGAGCGAACCATGGCAACGTGTCCGAATTGTCAGCGGGACCTGCCGGAGGGCAGCGAGTCCGGGCGGTGTCCGCACTGCGGTCACGCCTGGGGCGGAGGCATACCCGATGTTGCGAAATTGGAAGTCGGCTACGGAGCCCAGAAGTCCTGGCTGGAACAATGGGGTCAGGTCGAACGCTCCTATAAGAAGGTTCAGAACCTCCAGGCCGGCCCCGTCGACAACCAGGAAGCGCTGACGGCGGTCAAGGATTTTTTCATCCACAGCCGGCATCTCGGCGACTGGCTCGTGGACGACAGGGAAACTAATGTCCAGCAGCAGGACATTGACACCTTGCTCCAAAGCGAGCCTGATCTGCAGATATGCAATGCCCTCGCCAATACGCCTGCGCACCAGACCCCCGAGCGCGCCAACGCCATGGGTGCCCGTGTCAGCCCGGTGGTGGCACAGCCGCAAGGACAGGTGCCTGTCGAGATTTCAACCACCAGCGGCACGGAAACCCGTGACGCCCTGGAACTTGCCACGAGCTGCATGGGTATCTGGCGAAAGTTCCTGCATTCCCGCGGCCTCAGGCCATAGACCGATATCCGCCGGGAGGCCGATGATTTCGACCGGCTGACACAGATGCGGTCCTGCGAGACGTCTCATATCTTTAGGGATACGAGACGTCTCACCGGACGGAGCAGTCAACTCAACTGCACTGGTGTGAATCGCAGAGCTAGTCCGAACCGCCTCCACGTTCACGCATTCTTAGCCAGGGTCGTCCCGACAGTGAAAGCAGCGGACTTGAGGAATACGCCGGGGGTCTCCTAGTGGATGTGGCTTCCGCCGTTGATGTCTATGGTGGTGCCGGTCAGGTAGGCAGACTCCTCGGAGGACAGGAAGGTGATCACGGCAGCGATTTCCTCGGTGGTGGCGTTGCGTCCGACGGGGATGCCGGCGTTGATGGCGGCCTCCTGCTCATCGGTGCTGCCCACGCGGATGTTGGTGTCCACGGCTCCGGGGGTGATGGCGTTGACGGTTACACCGGTGGCTCCGATCTCGCGTGCGAGTGCCTTGGTGAAACCCAGGATGGCGGCCTTCGCGGCCGAGTACGGAACCTTGCCGAAGACACCGCCGCCACGCTGGGCGGACACGGAGGACATATTGACGATGCGGCCCCAGCCGCTGGCGATCATGTCCGGCAGGAACGCCTTGCTGACAAGGTAGGTGCCGGTGGCGTTGACGGCCATGACCTTGTTCCAGATGTCCAGGGTGGTTTCCAGGAAGGGGACGGGGGAGGTGATGCCGGCGATGTTGGCCAGGGCTCCGACCGGGGGCAGCTTGCCGGCGCTTACTTCGGCGGCGACGGCGCCGTAGGCGGCGTTCACGGAATCTTCGTTTGCGACGTCGATCTCGTGGCCGAAGGCGGGGACGTTGAACTCATTGCCGATGTCCGCGGCGACCTTGGCGGACTTCTCGCCGTCGAGGTCCAGGATCACGACGGCCCAGCCTTCATTGGCGTAGCGGCGGGCGGTGGTGATGCCGATTCCCCGGTCCGAGGTGGCTCCAGTCAGGACGGCGGTGCGCTGGATAGTGGCAGGCATGATGCTCCTTGGTGGTTGTTCGGGTGTTTAGATGAGGTCAGTGATGAAGCTGGCCGCTTTGGCGGCAGCAGCAGGCCGTTCGTCGTGGGTGACGTCGCGGGTTTCCAGTTCGAGGGAGAAGTGGCCGGCGTAGCCGTGCGCTGCGAGTGATCGCAGTCCGGCGGCAAAGTCGGCCTGGCCGTTGTCGATGCTGAGGTTGATGTTGCCGGGGACCGCGTCCCGCAGATGGACGTGGGTGATCCTGCCCTGATGGGCTTCGATGTACTCGAGCGGATCCTCACCGGCGGCCACGACGTGGCTGAAGTCCATGACTATTCCGACGCCGGACCCCTCCAGCCGCCGGGCCAGCAGTTCCGCACGTTCCAGGTTCCGGCAGAAACGGAGGAAGTGCAGGGACTCGGTCCACAGTTGCACGCCGAATGCTGCCGCACGCTGCCCGGCATGGATCAGCTGTGCCGCGATGGTGTCCAGGTCCTCATCGAGGCTGCGGACTGGTTGGTGGCCCAGGGCGCCGCACGGAAGGACCAGGGCTCTCGCGCCGGTGTTGGCCGTGAGCGTCAGCAGTGCCTCAAGGTGACGTTCCCGGGCGGCTTGCTGCCCGGCGTCGAGCACCGCATTGAGATCCCCGATATCCCCGTTGACGGAGCGGACCCGGAGCCCGGAGGCCGCCACCTGGGCGGCCACCGCTTTGACGGCGTCCGCGTCCAGGTCGTAGGGCACGTGATCGCAGACGCCGGGAAGGGCGCCCAGATCGATTTCCTCGAACCCGAGGGCAGCAATGCTGCGGAGCGCCGCTGGCAGCTCCTGGTGGCGGAAGCTGATGGAAGAGCACCCAAGCCGGGAATGGAACATCGTCATTGATCCTCTACTGAAGGTGATAGGGACCACACTAAGCCGGATCAGTGTCAACAGTCAACTTCCAACGTTGATTGTTGACATGACTCCATGATGCAGGTCACACTGGAGGCATCTGTTGTTAACAGTTGACCGCGACAAGCGCAGAAGCGCAGTCGCACTTCGAAAGGTATTCACCATGAGCAACGAAGCTCTGACCATGCGCGG harbors:
- a CDS encoding SDR family NAD(P)-dependent oxidoreductase gives rise to the protein MPATIQRTAVLTGATSDRGIGITTARRYANEGWAVVILDLDGEKSAKVAADIGNEFNVPAFGHEIDVANEDSVNAAYGAVAAEVSAGKLPPVGALANIAGITSPVPFLETTLDIWNKVMAVNATGTYLVSKAFLPDMIASGWGRIVNMSSVSAQRGGGVFGKVPYSAAKAAILGFTKALAREIGATGVTVNAITPGAVDTNIRVGSTDEQEAAINAGIPVGRNATTEEIAAVITFLSSEESAYLTGTTIDINGGSHIH
- a CDS encoding sugar phosphate isomerase/epimerase → MFHSRLGCSSISFRHQELPAALRSIAALGFEEIDLGALPGVCDHVPYDLDADAVKAVAAQVAASGLRVRSVNGDIGDLNAVLDAGQQAARERHLEALLTLTANTGARALVLPCGALGHQPVRSLDEDLDTIAAQLIHAGQRAAAFGVQLWTESLHFLRFCRNLERAELLARRLEGSGVGIVMDFSHVVAAGEDPLEYIEAHQGRITHVHLRDAVPGNINLSIDNGQADFAAGLRSLAAHGYAGHFSLELETRDVTHDERPAAAAKAASFITDLI